The Budorcas taxicolor isolate Tak-1 chromosome 2, Takin1.1, whole genome shotgun sequence nucleotide sequence CcaactttgtgttttctttcttgtacTACATTTTCTTGTTGAAAACAGTTGACTGTTATGTGCTGTCCCACCTTTTGAATTTGTCCGAATACGTCCTCTTTTCTTGGATTTCCTCTAAGCTGAATGAGGTCTGTAAACTTAATTATATTCAGATTACCTTTCACACTTGAACAGCTTGGAGGGTTAGGGGCACTAACTTTCTACACAATCCAATGttagaagtgttagttgctcagtcgtgtctgactctttgcgacccccttaACTGTAGCCTTCcatgctcctctgaccatgggattttccaggcaagaaaacatgGCTGGCCCTCCATGTAATATGCCTGTTTTTCCCATATCCTTGGTTCGACTGTATCCAGGGCTCTTGtacccacagattcaaccaacagCACCGAAAATCATGTGGTACTCTGGTATTTACTGTTGGGAAAAATCTGCTTCATTAGTGGACCTGCACAGTTGAAACCGGAGTTGTTCAAGGgataattgtatatatttatcttttttaattataaagaaatacaaaaaaagagaaaaatcccaAACTTTGATTTCTGTTATAACTTTTGTCCTGCTTACTCCCCCTCCCTTTCTCCACATAGGGGAATATAGTTAGAAAATCAAATAATACACAAGTACAGAAAGACACAAAATAACCAGAAAGCTGCTCTCTACTTTTCTCCAAAGTCAATgactgatatttttctttccatgtgAGAATTTGCATTTACCAGCATGCTTAAATGTGATTTGTTTTTTAGTTATATCAAAGTTGACTTTAAAAACAACCTTTTGGGCTAAACTGACTCATCCACAGCTTTCTAGGTAATGTTCTATTATTGAACCTCTAAAAGCATATCTTTTAAATGTTCTCAAATGATTTAAActtgtatttccattttattgttactAAACTACACGATCTGGCTTCTTCGCTTAGAGACTCCTCCACACAGACAGCCAAGGAAGCCGATGATTATCTGACTGAGTCCAAACAGCATCTCGAGAATGCCCACGAGCAGTAGACCTAAAAATACTGAGAAATGGATAAtcctgtgtttgttttctatagaATTGAAGTGCAAGTTGTATACTCTCCAGTTACTGGCTGTTGTGTTGGTGATGGAGGGATTATTGGAATCCATACGAGAAACACAAGAGTCTTCAAAGAACCACTGCAGATCAAAGGATTCGTAATAACTGGcactgaaaaaaaaggaaagaaatgataaaaaaaaatattcagaaataccACTGACCATCTCAAGAATACATCATGGCCTCCAGAAAAGGACATGTCCAGTAAAACAGacactgcttttaaaatattgtgccCAGAAACTGTGGCTAGGATCAGAGTTCCAGAGGATGTACCCTTGTATGCTTAACAGCTATAAAAGGTTGATTGATTATGTATCTCATCAACAAGCACTtctaggggttccctggtggctcagtgataaagaaactgcctgccagtgcagaggacacaggttcgatccctggtcctggaaaatcccacatgatgcagagcaactaagcccgcaactcaggcacaactgctgagcctgtgagccGTAgcgcccgtgctctgcaacagtagcccccacttgctgcaactagagaaaagcccaagtagcagcatagccataaataagaaaagtgaaagtggtgggttccttctccaggggatcttcccagaccaggagcccaacccaagtctcctgcattggcaggcagattctttaccactcagccacccaGAGGGAAGCCCTCTGATTTCCGATTCCAACCCTATTAGTAAAGGGAGTTTCTTTGGATTTTGATTCACAACTGTGGTATGCAAATTTTgagagagttttcttttttaaccattcAAGATAAGGAAAAAggagcaggttttttttttcctgtaaccaCAAAAGTGAATTCTAATTGTTTTCCATACTGAACAATGTATAATTAACAAATgagattcttattttctttcagttttaccaGTTGTGCCTAGATTAAGGCACAGAACCATTTTACAAGACTGAAATGAACCATTTCCATGTAACTCCTCAGCATTACTTGCTACTCCGTGACTTAAACTTTTGACTCATCCCCATGCTTATAGTGTATTTATATTATGTTTGCATGATTCCACTGGCtgctgctttgtttcttttttagggATTAGTGGTAAGCCTCTAGATTTTATTTACTCACTGTTTTTGTTCAGATTTTCAAAGTAATATATGCTTAGGTTTTACAAGTatagttgggcttccctcgtggctcagacggtaaagaatctacctgtaatgcaggagacctggttttgatccttggttcaggaagatcccctggagttggaaatggcaaaccattccagtattcttgcctggaaaattccatggacagaggagcctggcggtctacagtccatggggtctcatagagtcagacatgactgagtgactaacactttaacccATTTCGCTACAAGTTTACTTTGATCAGAGGTATTGCTCCTTTCCTTCCCCGAGGGCATCCTCCATTACCATTCTTCAAGGATGAAAGTTTCTGGTGcacattttcagaaatttttataTACATGCACGTATGCTGCCATAGATTTTTGGAAGACAGGATAGTCCATCTAAGACTGCTCCTTTTAGCCAAGACCATACCCAAAGCATTCTGAATGCAGTGATTCCTCCATTTCTCTGAGGTTGCGCCAGCTGGGACTACTGTCCTAAATCCCTAAGACTGTCCCATGAGAGAAAACATGGCACCAGGTCAGCACCACAGTCTTCTAACCTAATTAGCTGCAGCTGTGTAAGGAAGCAAACAGTTACTCACGTTAAGTTTTCAAGTGAAAATTCACAACTGGAAGTTGTGTTGCTTTGAGAGTTGCAAATGAGAGGGCCCTCCACGAGAGCCTGGATGGACACCAGCAGGCAGTACGCAGCTCCAATGACTGTGACGGCGCTCAGAAGTGATGAAAGAAACATCTGAAAAATTGAGTAGGCACGTTTGCACACATTATTACATGAGCGTAGTCTGTTACAAGTTTCAGCAGCATATGTGGTCTTTATCATCCACCGCTGCCATTGTCCAGTCCGCCTTATAGACCTCGATCTTAGGATCTAGGTGTGATTAGGTGGGATTTACGCAAGAAAGCAGAGGGCAGGGTCCCTGCCATTTGATTAGACTCTTCAAAAGATCGTTggtcttgggcttctctggtggtcccgtGCTTAGGAATTTGCCTACCAATAtaggggatacaggtttgatctctggtctgggaagaccccacgtgccatgGGGCTACTATGCCTGTGCACCACTGCTGACCCCACATGCGTAGAGCCCACGCTCTCCAACAACAGAAGTGCATATGCTGtagctagagaaaacccacaaatagcagcaaagacccactgcagccacaactgaaaataaataaatgatcattGCCGTTGTTTCTGAAAAACCTGAACTTGTACGCTCTACCTGAACCTTGTTCATTTCAGTGGACCATTACAGTATGTCAGGACCAGAGAGACTACAAATAACTAGATAAATACCAAATGTCagaaaaggtattttttaaattaattttctaatgTATGGTTATAAATATGACACTTTTAAAAAGTGGCTCTTACCCCTGGGAGCATATTAGAATCACTTAAGGtgcttttgaaaaatactgataTAGAATCAAGGAGGGCCACAAGCCATgggtatttttaacattttccctAGGTGGTTCTAATGCTCCTATCAGGCTGAGAATGATTTCTTTGAAACCTTAGACTCAGCCAGGAATATTTACTgtgatttctggtttattgatCTACTTGCTTCCTTAAAGAATTGTGAGAGGAGTCCTCAGAGTTACTGTGTAACCATGTTCATGGCATAAAGACTGGGAATTTTGGAATCTGATGGTGGTGGTATGGATACAAATCTCCCTGCTAATGGCGCAACACTGGCAGTGTTTTGCTTTCTCTGAGGATTAATTTctcagtcaataaaacagaaatcataaaacatggactttcagaaaaataagataacaTGCTTGAAAATGTTCTGAGTACAGTGAgagactggaaaaggaaatggcaacccactccagcattattgcctggagaatcccttggacagaggagcctggcaggctatagtccatggggttgcaaagagtcctacacgactgagcaactaacacacacacacagtgagcgAAGGTtagtaaatattaattttctttacttttcaaacttcctttttttttttgccacaccaaaTGACATGtaggttcttagttccctgaccaggccagggatcgaacctgagccccctgcattggaggtgtgagagtcttaaccactggaccactagggaagtcctccttTACGTTTGGCTTAGTTACAATCTTAATCTTATACATACAAAAacgtttggggaaaaaaatgtgatgtTCTCTTTTCACTGCATAAAACATTCTGATGCTAGTAAAACAGTCTTTCACGtgcatgagaaaacagagaacttttccctaagtattttatacaCATCACAAAAATAATGAGTACTTGAGTATTGTGAAACTGATTACAGCTCTGAGCGTGACTTATAAATCTTTCTTTGAAAACCTTTAGATTGAAACTGAAGATTGAGGAAAGGTCCAAAAGCTggctccaaaaataaagttttacgGGGAAGCACAAAGACAAACTTCAGTCTCAGTATTATCGTATAAATCCTCCTAAATAGCACATGTCTAGGACCAGTCCCGCCACTGGAGACACACAGTTGATGCAGTTGATGCTGACGCCTCGGCGACTTTGCTGAGGTGCCAGGAGCTGCTTCTGCCCTTCTGCTCCCAGACCAGCTGCACTGTGCTCACCCCGGTTTTGCTGTTGCAGCACGCTCTTTTCCTCGCTGCCAAGGACATCGTTGTTGCTGGAATGGCCTGGAAATTACATCAACAGGAACGATTAATATGACTACTTCCCAGCAGATGACAAAGCAGTAATCTTCACCTTCTACTTACCAGCAGTTGTGGGAAGCCAAGGCTTAAGAGGACAAGAAGGAAGTGCGGCAGTGTCCTCTATCTTGTGATCCCCGTTTGGACCATAAAGATTACAAGGGAGGGCAAAGGATAGGGGATTTCAGGATAGCAGTTTCCGACTTTCCTGTCTACATTTTAACACTACTCTGAGTCATCATGAGAGAGACTTGGATTTTAAATACAGTGAGTTActtattaattattttgaaagaaatgtttCTGAAAGAGGTGGTTACATCATCcaaaattcacttaaaaaaaaactataatctGCAACCACTTACCCAATTTCCCTAAAACGGTGTGAGTTAATCCAGCAACTGTTCAGAAAGGAAATTGATGGTTTTGTCTGCCTGGCAGTTGGGAACTAAGAATTCTATCATCACCCTTCTCCCACTCCCAGGGGCACCACTAGCTCCCTCATTCCCCAACCTTGTgatttgagaattatttttagCTCTACATTCTCCTTTCCactcctgtgtccatggtatGAAACGGTTTCACTTCACATTGATGTTTAGAAATCCTGTATTACATTCAGTGTCAAAGGAATACATACTGCTGGTGAAAGCTATAAGGAATGATGTCACATTCTCAGGAGTTAAGTTCAAATGTTTACCAATAACTAGTCAGCAGCtggggtttccctgatgactcaggagtaaagaatccacctgcaatgcaggagacagaggagatacGGATTtgatacctgagtcaggaagatcccctggaggaggacatggcaacccactccagtagtcttgcctggagaatcccatggacagaggagctttggtgggctgcagtccatagggttgcaaagagtcggacatgactaaagcaactgagcaggtACTCATGCAGTCAGCAGGTATGACTAGAAATTCTTCCTAGAAGAAGTTTTATATCACTGAAGGGAGGGATGTCGAGTACTTCCTTCCGCTTAAGAAATTTTAGCCACAGGGTTTTtgggtttgtttctgttttttgctgTCTCAGCACAGCTGCCCTTGGGTAATTCTCTGTCCTCCCACTCTTCTTTGTAACATTTTGTTGAGTTCTAACAGCATAACTGTTAGAGCTATTGtatgtcttttaatttattcGGAACCTCATAAAATTCCTATGAGGTAGGTGCTAGCTATCCCCATTTCACTGGGgcagaaaactgaagcccagaaagcTTGAGTAACTTGCCTGAGAAAGTAGaagagatggggggaggggggtcaaAGCTGACCGCTAGGGTTCCAGAGCCCAGACTCTTAACCACCATTCCAACCACACTGGCCAGTTCTTAACAATTCTCTTTTCCTTCACAGAGCTTATTCATTCTCTTCCCTACCACCACCGTCACCTCCCTCAGTCATCTCAACGTCCTCCTAATTGCTCCTTCCCCCCAATCTATCTTTCCAATATAGTGTCTACCTTTATCCTTTCAGAGCAGATCTAAGATTGAATAccttggtttagtcactaagttgtgtccgactcttgggaccccatggactgggaatctactaggctcctctgtccatgcgattttccagacaagaatactggagtgggttgtcatttccttctccaggagaacaggCATCTTTCCTGCCTTACAAGGCAACTTTCCTGACAAACTTCACCCTTCTCTGACCGTGAACTGACTCCGAAAACACTTTGTATTTTTATCAAGCTTTGCCTACAGACTGCCTTGAACACCAGCACCCTTATGATTCAGAGAGCACATGTATGTATAGTAGCCTAGACCCTCAGTTGCTGAGAGCccggaagaaaagagaaaagaaatttatgCACCCAAATAGGTGTCAGTGTTCATAGGCTACACGTCTTATGTGGTACCTGTAAGTGATACTGTCTCCTGAGCTTAAGGAACAAATTGTTTAGAATCGGAACTGACAAACTATGGCCCACAGcctcttttttgtaaagttttatgaAAACACAGACATGCCCATTCACTTACTTAATTTTTCATGCTGGTTTGGTGCACAAGCAGGAGAGGTGAATAGTTGTGAGGGAGACTGTCTGGCTCCCAGAACCTAAAATATTCACTACCTGGCttttcacagaggaaaaaaaagctaACCGCGatttagaaaattaattaatCTGTTAAAAAAAGTTGGAGCACcattaaattataatttagaTGGATAAGTCATTCCATGTTCCTTATTGATATAAATTAAACTCTGCTAAATTTCTTAAACATTAGCTTATTTCAGAGATGCTGAAAGAGATACATTCATAGTTCCCTTCTCTTACGAAGGGGCTTTATAAATAATAGCTTTTCATATATGAATCTTCACCTGGTTGACTTCTGGCATGTTGACACATCTTTGTTACGTTATTACCGGCAGTTTGATAGCTCATTGTATTTCAACCATTTTGCCCATTCAGAACTTTGGAAATTAGAAGGGTTCTTTATAGGATGGACATTAAaatgtgcaagtgtgtgtgtgtgtgtatgactgaaTTATAAATCTTGCAGATTGTCTCCTACAAAAATAAGTAATCTGGAGAATACTCTTTCTCTTCAATTCCTAAGCACATTCGAATGTATCAGAGTTTTTGTGAGACTATTTTTCTTGATagtcttttgtttttataaagaaaagaagtAGCATTGTTCACTTTTCATTACAGAAGCCCATACTTTCATCCAGTTTTAGAAATAAGGCATAGGATTTCATAAATGAAGTCCAGAATAGCTTTAGACCACTACAACTCTGCTAGAATGCAGATTTCTGGGACTCCTCAAA carries:
- the TM4SF20 gene encoding transmembrane 4 L6 family member 20, yielding MTCCEGWTACNGFSLLVLLLLGVTLNVIPLIVNLVDEDQFFKNPISCFEWWFPGIIGAGVMAIPATTMSLAARKRACCNSKTGMFLSSLLSAVTVIGAAYCLLVSIQALVEGPLICNSQSNTTSSCEFSLENLTASYYESFDLQWFFEDSCVSRMDSNNPSITNTTASNWRVYNLHFNSIENKHRIIHFSVFLGLLLVGILEMLFGLSQIIIGFLGCLCGGVSKRRSQIV